In Strix aluco isolate bStrAlu1 chromosome Z, bStrAlu1.hap1, whole genome shotgun sequence, the sequence ATTCCATTTCCAAAGGTTAACTTTTTGACAACAACGTACAGTCACCCGGTGCATGCAAATCAAACAGTTTAAGACTGAGGATAAGAGCACAAAGAGTCCTGCTGCAATTGAGACGTCTGTTGCAtacagaaaacactgtaaaaaaggAACCTTGAATATTTCTGCTGGCCACTTAAGGGGGTATTTATTGACAAATATTGAAACAACAAACACAAGCTCCTGCTATTTCCAAATCCACAGACCGAAACGGTGTGAAATGAGGAAAATCTCAGGTAGGGGTTGAGCGCGTGTGGCCCCGGGTGCTGCGGCCCTGCCGTTGGCAAAGCCGGGGAATGCCCACCTGCCCCTCGCTCCCCCCTGTGCTGCTAGCTCACCCTTCCCAACAGGGCTTTTCCTCCAGAAGAGATTGGAGCAGTTAAAGCACTTCACAGGGCTGCGGCTCTTCCTGCAGCTCCACCTTCAcgaggagaagcagaaaaggtgATGACTGTGCTAGCAGGGCTTCATGGGCATTTATACTCCGTGCTATTTAAGATTAAAATCCCTTTCATGGTGATCATATACATTTTCCCAAGTAAAATTAAGGGACTTTTTCCTCACCTTATCTTCAAAAGCTGTAGCCAGAACTGTTAATGAATATGCTACTATGCTTATTAGagttgttgtttgtttgcatttagctaaaataaatttgaagaaaGGCTCGccagatgcttttttaaaaacagtggtagaaaaaaccccacttgagCAGGGGTGTTTTGGAAAGAATTTCATTTGCAtgccttcatttattttcatttcagcttgcTTTTACAAATGTTGAAAACCACAGAGAAATCTGACTTTGCTAGGGCTCCTTCTCCAACAAGCAACGCTGTGCTGAGTAGTACGTAATACTTGAGGCTTTACATGTCACCATGAGAGCTATTTATAAACCACAATAAACACCACATTTATAAGGAACACTCGAGCTCTTCCAGAGCAGACACTGCTCACTACCTGAACACAGAGTTCAGAAGCGCTTCTTCAGTACCTGTGGTGCAAACTCGGAATAACTTCTTGGAAATATCAGGAAAACACCTTTGGAATACATGTGCTCGAGCGAGGAGTGATGTTGCAGGTGTGGTGAAGTGCGGTCTTGCCACCCCCGCAGTCCCCCACCACAGCAATAGGGCTGGGTTCTTCACTAGCCGAGTTGTGTCAGGTGGTGGCCTGGCTCCTTTCAGTCACATCTAGCAGCTGGGAACTGGGGGCACCTGCCTGCCCGCTCCCAGTGGGTGCCCAGCTCTGGCTCCTTGGACCACTGATGGTCCACGGACAGCGGTGTGGCAACCTTCCAGCAAACCTGAACCTTCCAGCAAACCTGAACCTTCCAGAAAACCTGAACCTTCCAGAAAACTTGAATCTTCCTGAAAACCTGAACCTTCCCGAAAACTTGAACCTTCCAGCAAACCTGAACCTTCCAGCAAACCTGAACCTTCCAGAAAACTTGAACCTTCCAGAAAACTTGAATCTTCCTGAAAACCTGAACCTTCCAGAAAACCTGCACCTTCCTGAAAACCTGAACCTTCCTGAAAACTTGAATCTTCCTGAAAACTTGAACCTTCCAGAAAACTTGTATCTTCCAGACTGGAcgagaggaagcatttcttcacccagaggtggtcaaaccctggaacaggcttcctggagagggggTCGCTGCCCCAGGCCTGTCGGTGTTTAAGAGGCaattggacaatgcccttaacaacaggctttaactttaGGTCAGCCCCGGAGGGCtcaggagttggaccagatggttgttgtaggtccctttcaGCTCAAACAGACtatcgtatcgtatcgtatcgtatcgtatcgtatcgtatcgtatcgtatcgtatcgtatcgtatcgtatcgtatcctaccctaccctaccctaccctaccctaccctattCCTGTTGGCGGCTGTGCCCTCAAAAGGCAAGGGAGCATCTGCCAGAGGTTTTGGCAAGAGGTGAGGTGGCCGTGCCGCCCGCACTGCCGCATGTTCCagaggctgctgcttcttcctttccttctgcgGCCAGGGAGAcgggggaggcagcggcagcGGGGGGCTTCATCCCCTGAACAGGGCAAAGCCAGGGCACCCATCCCTCTCGGGCAAGCAGGCAGGCTCGCAGATGCCGCGCTCAGAAGACGATCGGAAAGGTCAGGAGCATACATTACACCTGCCTCCTGGCCACCGCGGCATATGCTGGTGGGTCTTCTGTGGCTGGTAACCTCGGGCAAAACTGACCTGGCAGCCAGGACCGGCTGCGGCCCCTTGACTCGTCCCCCAGCCGCCTGTGGAGCGGTGCCAAGAGGCAAACCGGCGTGTCAGCTTTCCCGGGCAGGGGGAAGAACAGGTGTTTTCTGAGTGGGTCTTAGGAAAAGAGATGGGAAACAACAGTGACAGAGATGGGAGCTGATCCTGCCTGACGGTGATGGTTGATGACTTGCTAGTGCCCAGATACGGTGCTGCCTGTGAGATCTATCAAACTGCTAGGTCAGCACATAAATATTTAAGGGAAAAGACTAAACTGAGTTGTCGTTTGGTAGAGAGGGCTATTATGGGTGAAATGTGAGCAGCACCATGCTGCGGTTCAGCCGCGTGGGATAGCGGCTTAGGGCAGGACCTGCAAACCAGGGGAGCCTCAGCAGCCCCTCGGCAGCCTGGGCACGGGCACCCCGGGAAGAGGAACCGGGACCCCAGGAAGTGGGGCTGACCCACACCGGGGTGTCTGTAGGGGTTTTGGGGCTGCAGATCACAGCACCAGGCTGCGAGAATGCAGGACGGGGCCCACGGCACCCTCCAGCCAGCAGAGGACGTATTTCTTGCTCAGAGAGGCACTTAAGTTGAAAAATAGCTTTTTACAGGAGCCACGAGGCTGGGTTAAAACTCCAGAGGCTGCTGGACTGCCCTtcagataggattttttttttaaactgttgtcaTCTTGGTGTTTGAGCCCCTAGAAACGCTGCTGGTCGTGCCCACGGCGGAGCAGAGCCCCGAGCACGCGTAATCCCGCGCCTGGTGGGCACCATGCTCAGGAGGGCACCGTGCCCTGCCCCTGCCAGGCTCCCCAAGaaagcaccagcagcctgaggagGGGGCAGAGACCCCCGTTCTGCCCTGCGGCGGAGCTTACTGGTGGGGAAAACCCACTGCACACAACTGCCAACTGTGAAGGGAGAAGCAAAACCTTAATGCACAGCAAGAATAGCAGTCTGTATGGGGGGGCAGGAAGgcagctttgaaaatgaaaaatattcatttaacaAGAAGTAAAGAGCTCCAGATCCCGCTGCCGGCTATAATTGTGCAGCCTCGCTGAATCCACCAAGGTTGCAAGGGTTAagggagagcagaatttggccagtGGCTGAAATAGATAAGCCATATGTCTGCACACCCCTGAATGTGGGACAGAAATAATTACGTGATATTCCTGCTGATAGTAAACCTACTATATCATCACCAGAAATGACAGTTTTTCACGGTATGTATGTTTTCAACAGAACACGTCGCAAGAAAATTGATCCTACGTGGAAGTTTTTGTTTCGTaaggaaaatgcaaacaaatcGCCATTGCAACGTCGTCGTGGCTGGGCTCTAAGGCCAGCTGGGCTGGGTGGCAGGGCGGGCTCTCTGCCCAGGGCTCGTGGCGAGCTGGAGCCCGCCCGGGGCgagggctggcaggggagggtgggctggggggcggggggggtgcgtGGGCTTCCGCAGGGCACCCGTCCCCTGCGCGCAGGCCGTCGCACCCGCAGACGGGCGCTGCACGGCGGCTCTTTGTGCAGGGCGAGCCGCACGCCAGCTATCACCAGCTCTACGTGTTTACATTCCTTCTGCTTAATATTTCTGTAATCTTCTCTGGCATCATACACTCGTAATTTTTCTCCTCCTACTTCACACTTTTGATAAGCCTTCTGGTCCCGCAGCAGATGCATTGTGAATCTTCTCCTTCTAAGTATCTTGCATATGTTTCAttaaaagtgtttgtttctttgatCAGCTTGAAGttctgatgtgaaaaaaaaataactttttggaCTTTGCTTGGCAGCACCCGGCCCCGAGATGAATAGCGGCGTCTCGGTACAGGCAGTCACTCAGGGTCCTAATGTCACTCATTTACTCTTTGCCAAGGGATTTGCCCGTCCTCCCCACGGCGGCTACAATGTGCACTGGCACCCAAAGATAGAAAAGGGGCTTTTTATCCGCTACACTGTGCAACTGCACATGAAAGAACATGGTGGGAGGTGCCAAATGGGAGCAGCAGAAATCGGGATATATTTCACCCGCCGTTGCTTAGCGATGGGAAGCGCGGGCAGGCTGGCATTTCCCACAGCGGGGGCACCaacccccgcgctcccccccggCGTGGGCCAGCCCTGGGCACGAGGGAAAGGTCAGCCGTGGTGGCCggaggggagagggcaggcaTGGGGTGCCCCGGAACCCCGGCAAGCGCCCGCGGCGAGGGCTTGGGGCGGAGCTGCGCAGCTTCTCCACGGTAAACCGAGGCACTGCCCGCACTGGGGACACGCCTGCCCGTACCGTATGCGGGTGGAAGTGCTGCCATGGGTGGCACACGGGTCCCACCACTCTTCACGGGTGCCCAGTGCCCTTGGGGCTTCGAAGAACTCGAAGGACTGGGGCAGCCAAGCTGCATGCAGTGAGGGAAGAGATggaagagcagctctgccagcacacaGTCCTGCATTGCCACCGCCAGCAccacctccaccacctccctgcaccACGCAAGGAAACCACCCGGATGTTGGGGTCTCCCCCAACCCGCTCACACCGTTCCTGAGTGCCACCGCAGGACAGGCAGACCCCAGAAATCCACATGGGCCACCCCCCTGGGCTGCCCTGCGCCCCGCAGAGCGCACCTCAGGCCAGGCAGTGAGCCTGCAGTGAGCGACGGGCGCACGGCTTGCTAACAAAGACCCTCTCGGGCGGCGGGTCCGGGGGCTCGTGGGGAGGCAGCCCCATGCCGAGGCATCGCTGCCGGCATCGCCAAGGCAGCTCCTCGCCTGCCACCAGCATCATCCCGCCGGTGCTCGTGTTGTGGCTGCTCACCATTCCAGCGGGGGAAAGACCCTCGCGTGGGGCAGACCCTCTCGCCATCCCCTCTTGAAGCTTTCGGGGGACCTTGGAGAAGGGGTCCTGCCCCGGCACCAGGCTGGGGTGGTGGGCAGGGCCCTGGGGACAGAGTCTGCAGGGCCAGGGTCTACCCTGTGCCGTGACACAGAGGCACAGAAACTCACCCCACCCCGGGTTGCCAACCACACCATGAAGCTACCGCCTGGGGCTCCCCACCAAAGGGAAACGGGAGGAAAAATTACcataataacagcaacaacaataacaataatattttcttttacgCTTATACCTCACCAGACTAACGACTGTGGCGCGTGCAGGTGCAAGAGCCACACTGCTATTAGCCTTAATATCACTGCCTCCTACTTGCCCTGTGCGGTTTATTTATTGCCGTTTGTATTACCGTCCCTTTCACGAGCTGCAGGCAGAATTTCCAAGACAAACTAACTGTAAAAACCAATTCTTCCAATTATTGCTAAAAAAGGCGCAATTGAACCAGGAGTCACAAGGCTTTCGCAACCCTCCCCTCAGCAGCAGGAGGCCGGGTGATCCCACGGGTTCCTGCAAGGACACCGTCCGCCCAACACACGGTGAAAACATCCCCCTCAGATATCCCCGGCATCCTCGGGGAAGCCGGGCCGAGCTCAGCTCGTTCCAGAGACCGGCCAGACGCGGGCTCGGGCAGCGCAAGCGCCCAGGACTTTAACTCCACTCCAGACACCCTGCACAAGCGCCGGCAAAATTCCTGCCTGGATTAATCGCCCCATGCACATATTTTTATTGAATCACTCTTAACACAGCTGCCATTCATAAAATACCTAAGCCTGTACTTTTATTCCTGTTGGAAAACATATTTAGTTACAATTCCTACAAATGTGtggatgttaaaaataacatagTATCCTGCAAGCCTTAACACATATGGTATTTTAACTTCCACTAAATCAAGAGTATCCTAGATTATCTAATTCCGCATTCCTTTATAAAAGCAGGATGGCACCTTAATTCAGGACGTGTTAGCCCCCcgagccctgcagcaccccctctccttccttgcaCCCCCTGAGAGCTGCTGCGCGGGGGAATTAATGGTTTATTGCTGCTCGGACGACCTCTGCGCGGGTATGGAAAAGGAGATGTAGAGCACCTCAAGCATTTTCCCCTCCGTTTTTAAGAGCCCTTCAGCCAGCCCCTACCAACCCGGTCGGGAGAGCCCTCGTGGGTTTGGGCGGGCGTTGCGCCAAGCCACGACTCGCGACAGCTCTCCAGGGGCCTGAGCCcacctccctgcaccctcccCCGGGCAGCCGGCACGGCCATTTTGCACATCGATTCCATCTCACCTTGGCTCACAGGCGGCGAGAAGTTAGGCAGGAGCCCCGTCCTTGGCAGTCCATCATCGCGGCCCCAGCGGGGAGGAACAGATGCTGCTGGCTGCTCACGCTGTCCTGGAGGTTGCCGAACAATTTGGGGGTGATGGATGTGGCACTCCGAGCTGATTTCCAGCCACGCCGTGGGCGGCCCAGGGAAGACACTCTTCCAGGCAGAGCCCCCCCGGGCACGGTGGGCCCTGCTCAGCCCCGGCAGCAGCTCTGGAGCCTACAGCTGCTCCTCAGTGCCAAGAGTGCGGTCTGCTTCGAGCTGTCTGCCCCGTTGAGCTCCGCTGGGCTCTGCCTTGTCTCCTTCTCAGCTCCACCGCCCACTGGAAATGACCATTTTCCAGTAAGGTTGgctcaacattaaaaaaaaacccctatgtacTTATCTCACTCACAATATGAAGACCCAATGCAATACTTGAGCTTAAATTTAATTAACTGCAATTATTTGAACCAAAGTCAACTAATCTATTTCCATTCCTAGAGGgattggagcacaaaaaggaggctttcaaccctagaatcaaagtTTTGGCCCCTAAAATTGAGGTTTTGTACTGTAACAGTGAGGGGTTTGCACCTAAAATTGAGGGTTTGGaccataaaaaggaggctttcaacaCTAGAATCAAAGTTTTGGCCCCTAAAagtgagggtttgtaccctaaaaaaggagggtttgtaccctaaaaatgaggcttttGTCCCTAGAATCAAAGTTTTGGCCCCTAAAATTGAGGTTTTGTACCCTAAAagtgagggtttgtaccctaaaaaaggagggtttggaccataaaaaggaggctttcaacccCAGAATCAAAGTTTTGGCCCCTAAAattgagggtttgtaccctaaaaataAGGCTTTCATGACTACAATCAAAGTTTTGgcccctaaaattgagagcttgtacTCTAAAAGTGAGGGTTTGGTACCTAAAAATGGGGGTTTGTACCAACATGTGATGAAATCCTTTAAAGAAGCGAGGCCTGCATTCGGGCAGTATTTTTCTGCTGTCTCTAGTTTTCAGCTGCCCCTTTTTCCCTGTGCCTGGTACAGCCACAGGTGGTTTGAAAACGTCTCCTGCCCCTTTGCACCCAGGACCAGGCGCTAATGAAGCACCGTGCAAAAGCCCAAACGGCCGAGGAAAAGGCAGGATAGTGCAGTGTGACACTTGGTGACTGCCTCAGCTAGAGTCCTCCCTGTCACTGAAAGTCACCGTGCCCCCAACTGTTCCGAAGTTTCACATTCAATTTTTCTGATGTCTTTCATGAAAAATGATATTTCCTTACCCATCACAGAAGAGATTTTCCCCGGCAGGTATGCTGTCGAACATGTTGCATTCACACCATGACACAAAGTCTAAAAATCACAGAGAGACTAATTACTGGAGGAAAATTACACCAAAAGACCGATTTCCTGGTGACGGAGATGACAGCCCAGCGCCCGGCCCCCCGGCCGCTTTGGGCAGCTCGCTCACGAGATGCTGTCACACGCTGCTGCCCTGGCGCCACAGGGGAGCAGGGGAGCAGGGCTCAGCACCTCAgagccccccaccagccccccgtCACCATTCCCCGACACCTTTGGAGCAGGGAGCTCCCGCCAGGATGGCTCCAGCTCTACCGAGCACCTCGGAAATAGGATTTTCCTAACAGCCTGCCCCTATGGGCGCTGCCGCAGCTgcgctcccccagcccctcacacTCACCCGTCCCCGCGGTCCCCGGGGATCCCATCGGCACCGGTATCACCGGCGGGATGAACGCGGCGGGGTTGTGGGGGCTCAGGAAAGCGCGAGGATTCAGACCCCCGGGGGGAGGCCACACGATGGGTCCGGCATCGCCTGCAGCGTTCAGTCacctaaaataaatttaaaaacacttaaaattaaaACGTGTCATAtctgcctcctctctgctttccaaaCTTCTTACCAGGAAGTAATATTAATTCTTGTGTagaaatgcaattaaattaatGCTGCAATAGTTACAAATACAGTCAAATAATCCTTCAACTGTAAGACTTTATATAACAGCAAAAATGCCACAAAGATAATTTATATGAAAGCTGAGGTATGGCTGATGAATTAGTTCATATTTACCTAGATTATGTATAATAAATGTAATGTATATCATTTATATCTATATAGTTCTAATTTAGTTGGAATCGGAAAATAATGCAACATGAATTCATATGAAAAACAATTTTgtacaggaaaattaaaatggtaGAGCATAttgttttatatgaaatattGAGCTGTGCAATCTTATTTGTTATATGCTTTAAGCAGACTTCAGTAGGAAAAACATATTCGTTCCCTTTGGAGCTTCTTTATAAGTGTATAAAAGCTTTAATTTCATATGGTCATAAACGGGTTGAATTTCACAAAAATGCCATcaacatttttctccctttttccatcACCATTAAAATGTGATAAACAGATATTCAGGAACGCACACCACCtcaaactttgtttcttttctgtttagttATTCGGAGAGCTGTTCTCGCTcgttaataaaaaataattattaaaaactaCTGGCGGTTTCTAAGAATcagttttgtggggaaaaaaacccaacgcaTTTTGTCTGCGCTGCGCCTGGGGGGTCAGGGGCCGCAGCTGTGACCGATGCCCCAGCTGGCACCAGCcgctctctgctctgcagacacGTTGGGTTTGCCCACGCTGGCAGCAGCCCGTGCGCAGCTCCCGCACCCCCCGGGGCCTGCAGGACACTGCTTTTGGACCAACGCTGTTGAAAGTCATAGTCAGAGCTCCGAGGGGTTCACCCTGTGGTCATGGCACCCAGGGAGGCTCGCGCAAACACCGGCACTTCCCAGGACACCACCAGGCCTCGGGGACCAAAACCAGCCCCGGCAAAGAGACGAAGCAACAGCCACCAGCTATGGAAATTCAACCACCGAGGTACGGGCAGAGCCTCTGCCGCTGCCGACGGCTGGGGACAAAGTcagtgaaatcacagaatcatcccagaaccatctgggttggaaaagcccttgaagatcctccagtccaaccatgaacctcacactgaccgttcccaactccaccagatccctcagcgctgggtcaacccgactcttcaacccctccagggatggggactccccccctgccctgggcagcccattccaacgcccaacaaccccttctgcaaagaaatccttcctaagagccagtctgaccctgccctggcgcagcttgaggccattccctcttgtcctggcgctggttccttggctcaagagactcatcccccctctctgcaccctcctttcaggcagttgtagagggccaggaggtctcccctcagcctcctcttctccacactaaacccccccagttccctcagccgttccccatcacacctgtgctccagaccctgcaccagctccgttgcccttctctggccacgctcgagtcattcaatggcctttttggagtgaggggcccaaaactgaacccactcatcgaggggtggcctcaccagtgccgagtccaggggtaagatcaatAAACTGCCAAGAGAAGGATTTTCCCTATAAACTCCATCTTGAGACCTGACCTTTTGCCCTGCTGCCCTAAAGGAATATTGCACGGGCTTCAGGAACAAGCTACACGGATGTATCTGAGACACGGAGTGGCTTCCAGTATGGCACAAAAATACTAGAAAGAGAGACAAAGTGAACTGCAGGCCAAAATGACGCACTCAACCCTAACGAGACCCAGCGATTGGGCTTGTTGGTCACGTCCACACCCCACCCGCCTTTGGTTTGTCTCTGGCCCACGCACATTTCTCACGTCGCAGAGGTAATCGCACCTCTCCCCACTCCCAGCAGGGGCACCCCAGGGCACCCAGACACCGAGGGGGACGTCGTTGCTCCCGCTGGGGTGCCAGCAGCCTCCCACACATGGGGCAGCAGGTGCCAGAGGCATACCCAGGAGGAAACCGCTGCCTTCTGCCAGATTTTCATGTATTCTCGGtgtttaaggggggaaaaaagggagctGGTGTCATTGTTAGAGCGCGCGCTGTGTGCCAAGCTGCCAGGATGCTGCCAAAGATAACGGAGTCTTTAAGATGTCTATTAAAAACTCCTGGTATTATGAGATGCAAAAGAACTAGCCTTGTGCAGAGGTAGAAAGTAATTATGCAATCCTTATGTAAAACATGCAAGCTTATTTTCCGGGAATGATGCATGGCCTTAAATATGACGTCTCGATTTTCTTCCCATTCTGGAGTACACCGGAGATGTCTCACTCttccaagctctccagggctgGAGCTGGCTTTTTCCACCACTGCAAACCAGAGCCAGAAGGACttgtcagcaggaaaaaaaaaaaaaaaaattcttagatcAAATAAATTTTGAAGGAACCCGCCTGTCTGTGCAGCTCATAGAAAACACGTGCACAGAACGCACACGGGGAAGACGAACTTGAAAAGGACAAACACTGGCCCACGCCATGTCCACACACCCCCTCGGCCCCGCCATGGGCACCCGCTCACGGCAATCCCAGCGCTCGTTCCTCCTCTCCACCCTGCGGGAGACACACGGCAGCAGCTGAACCGAGGCgggagggggggacacggggcaTCGCCGCGTTCCCATCCCCAAGCCCAGACAGGCCACCAGCTCCCAAACGCTCTCTGGCAAGAAACGGGGGAAGGAGCAGGGTGATGTAAGGTACAACTCACCGCGGAACTATGTGCAGAACCTGCCCGGGGAGCTTTCAGAGAATGTGTATTCCCAAGCTATCGCTCATTATTTTAGACTATAAATAACATATCACCTGATTGTGAGGAAGGTAGTTTAGCACAAGGCACTAGCTAGAGTCACACAGTGAACCAAAATGATGTATGAAACGTGTTTCACTGGGAGTTGTAATACAGATTACTTACAGTTGCAAGCAAGGTCTAGCTCTTCAGAAAAATGGGCTGACAAAATACATAGTTTAGATCTCCAAATAGATCTTGCCAGCTCTCAAAAGAGTCCACAAATTAATCCCACAATTATCAATCCCTTCTTTTCTTTGATTTAGCACCAGccccttcaggaaaaaaatttcccCAGCTTAAAGCACTTCGGAAAATATTCCACATATGTGCTCacacataattattttttcctctccccagtcCCTCCTTCACCCGCTGAGTTCTCCTCACCTCTCCAGGTTAAGTACTTTCCTCTGTCAAATATCCCTTTGAAATCCACTTCACCTG encodes:
- the LOC141918843 gene encoding uncharacterized protein LOC141918843, with the translated sequence MTFNSVGPKAVSCRPRGVRELRTGCCQRGQTQRVCRAESGWCQLGHRSQLRPLTPQAQRRQNALGDAGPIVWPPPGGLNPRAFLSPHNPAAFIPPVIPVPMGSPGTAGTGQQRVTASRERAAQSGRGAGRWAVISVTRKSVFWCNFPPAPELLPGLSRAHRARGGSAWKSVFPGPPTAWLEISSECHIHHPQIVRQPPGQREQPAASVPPRWGRDDGLPRTGLLPNFSPPVSQGAEESCNLPRSVKPCLTSTPTSICVLLETLGRRWNKDGTNGFNSTGLSVPLVTQPIYSSAVLRCPCGPIRQRYHLLKAAHDEATCLCCNQGDVQRMRVKDSCARRWRSRSLPGASTRGWWEQPTLEED